Proteins from one Malassezia vespertilionis chromosome 2, complete sequence genomic window:
- the PEX2 gene encoding peroxisome assembly protein (Peroxin-2) (EggNog:ENOG503NXSS; antiSMASH:Cluster_1; COG:O; TransMembrane:3 (o128-145i179-197o229-246i)) — protein MADDAPFYAPAYSHALPAIEAIRKRLPHFSSPVLRVQRVGQLDAELLDQELTDLLAEPVKTALRNVAPSMDTQYADEIYVLLRVVLYKFSIYDRSASYGAMLQNLKFRNEWAHRSGLQSTAVDAPLRGLQLVLYPFATILFPYLYRKSKAYMREYGYDNAPADAPEFVAWSIAEQGQRAWNILSFVNFALFLWNGRYRTIAARMLGMRLVYANRTLNRNVSFEFLNRQLVWNAFTEFLLFLLPLIRPRWLMRRLLRLPTHPTVLAALHRTLPTSVAQRMGLHYDPASQRTRLRRTSVRKKHGKYYNLPDACCAICFARLERAAGVDVHVDAQAEELPHVSIPNVDPLHPSKGLVAQRHLRETESSAPAAVASAVQQRAAQRATKLEAIRAAKRHGKHGETHRPSLLMASPNGIKYLDALATTPYRTLPCADEGKHCTYCYYCIAEKLLAESMDDALQEAGGWECLRCATRVWGAERADDLPIEGI, from the coding sequence ATGgccgacgacgcgccaTTCTACGCGCCGGCGTACAGCCATGCACTTCCCGCCATCGAGGCGATCCGCAAACGTCTCCCCCACTTCTCCTCACCGGTCCTGCGTGTTCAGCGCGTCGGACAATTGGACGCGGAGCTGCTTGACCAGGAGCTAACGGATCTGCTCGCGGAGCCGGTGaagacggcgctgcgcaatgtggCGCCGTCGATGGATACGCAGTACGCCGACGAAATTTACGTGCTCCTGCGCGTTGTGCTGTATAAATTTAGTATCTATGATCGAAGCGCGTCCTACGGAGCGATGCTCCAGAACCTGAAATTCCGCAACGAATGGGCGCACCGCTCCGGACTGCAGTCCACCGCCGTCGACGCGCCCCTGCGTGGGCTACAGCTTGTGCTCTACCCCTTTGCTACCATCCTATTTCCCTACCTGTACCGTAAATCAAAAGCGTACATGCGCGAGTATGGCTACGACAATGCGCccgccgatgcgccggaGTTTGTAGCGTGGTCGATTGCCGAGCAAGGACAACGTGCGTGGAATATCTTGTCGTTCGTCAACTTTGCCTTGTTCTTATGGAACGGAAGGTACCGCACgattgctgcgcgcatgctcggcatgcGTCTTGTATACGCAAACCGGACACTGAACCGCAATGTCTCGTTCGAGTTCCTCAACCGGCAGCTCGTCTGGAATGCATTCACCGAGTTTCTCCTTTTTCTCCTCCCGCTCATCCGGCCGCGGTGGCTtatgcgccgcttgctgcggcTGCCAACACACCCCACGGTGCTCGCCGCACTGCACCGCACGCTCCCAACGAGCGTGGCACAGCGCATGGGCCTTCACTACGACCCTGCGAGCCAGCGCACCCGTCTGCGTCGTACGAGCGTGCGGAAAAAGCACGGCAAGTATTACAATTTGCCCGACGCGTGCTGTGCGATCTGCTTTGCGCGACTGGAGCGTGCAGCAGGCGTAGATGTCCACGTCGACGCCCAGGCCGAGGAATTGCCGCACGTTTCGATTCCTAATGTCGACCCTCTGCACCCCAGCAAAGGActcgttgcgcagcgccacctTCGCGAAACGGAGTCgtctgcgcctgcagctgTCGCATCggctgtgcagcagcgtgccgcacaGCGTGCTACAAAACTCGAGGCGATCCGCGCTGCGAAACGACATGGCAAGCACGGCGAAACACACCGCCCGAGCCTCTTGATGGCCTCGCCGAACGGCATCAAGTACCTCGATGCATTGGCCACCACGCCCTATCGAACGCTGCCATGTGCTGACGAAGGAAAGCATTGCACGTACTGCTACTATTGCATTGCAGAAAAACTGCTCGCGGAATCCATGGACGACGCACTGCAGGAAGCAGGAGGATGGGAATGTCTGCGGTGCGCGACAAGAGTATGgggcgcagagcgcgcagATGATTTGCCAATAGAGGGTATATAG